A section of the Roseovarius sp. W115 genome encodes:
- the coaBC gene encoding bifunctional phosphopantothenoylcysteine decarboxylase/phosphopantothenate--cysteine ligase CoaBC, whose amino-acid sequence MLASRRILLLIGGGIAAYKSLDLIRRLRERGASVTPVLTRAGSEFVTPLSVSALAGRKVFQDLFDLTDEAEMGHIELSRSADLIVVAPATADLMAKMAQGHADDLASTLLLATDTPVLVAPSMNVRMWDHPATQRNMKTLKEDGVAFVGPNEGDMACGEYGPGRMAEPLEIVAAIEAQIASGPLAGKRILVTSGPTHEPIDPVRYIANRSSGAQGTAIASALSALGADVIFVTGPADVQPPEGVTVVPVQTAQEMLDAVEDALPVDAGIFAAAVADWRVKSASERKLKKTKDGLPDLSFAENPDILATVCKLKDGRPDLVVGFAAETDDVLTHATAKRQRKGCDWIVANDVSPGTGIMGGSENHVTLITADGAEDWPRLSKDQVARRLAQKVAEALA is encoded by the coding sequence ATGCTCGCATCCAGACGAATTTTGCTACTCATCGGTGGTGGGATTGCGGCCTATAAGTCGCTTGATCTCATTCGGCGGCTGCGTGAACGAGGGGCGTCGGTGACGCCCGTTTTAACACGCGCTGGTTCAGAGTTTGTCACGCCACTTTCGGTGTCTGCGCTTGCGGGTCGTAAAGTGTTTCAGGACCTCTTCGATCTGACAGATGAAGCCGAGATGGGCCATATTGAACTTAGCCGCAGCGCCGATCTCATTGTGGTTGCTCCTGCGACAGCGGATCTGATGGCGAAAATGGCGCAAGGCCACGCTGATGATCTGGCGTCGACACTTCTGCTTGCGACCGACACGCCCGTTTTGGTCGCGCCGTCGATGAATGTGCGCATGTGGGATCACCCTGCAACGCAGCGCAACATGAAGACACTCAAAGAGGACGGTGTTGCCTTTGTCGGCCCGAATGAGGGCGATATGGCCTGCGGGGAATATGGCCCCGGGCGCATGGCCGAACCGCTTGAGATTGTTGCGGCGATTGAGGCGCAGATTGCTAGCGGACCGCTGGCGGGAAAGCGTATCCTTGTCACATCAGGCCCAACGCATGAACCGATCGACCCCGTACGGTATATTGCCAACCGATCCTCTGGCGCACAGGGCACGGCGATTGCCAGTGCTTTGTCGGCATTGGGAGCGGACGTGATCTTTGTCACGGGTCCTGCGGATGTGCAGCCGCCAGAAGGTGTCACAGTCGTCCCGGTGCAAACTGCGCAAGAGATGCTTGATGCGGTTGAAGATGCCCTGCCGGTTGACGCGGGTATATTTGCTGCCGCTGTTGCTGATTGGCGGGTTAAATCAGCGTCCGAACGTAAGCTGAAGAAAACCAAGGATGGGCTTCCCGATCTGTCTTTTGCTGAAAACCCGGATATTCTGGCGACTGTGTGCAAGTTGAAAGATGGAAGGCCTGATTTGGTCGTTGGGTTCGCTGCAGAAACCGACGACGTGTTGACCCATGCAACGGCCAAGCGCCAACGTAAGGGGTGTGACTGGATTGTTGCCAATGATGTCAGCCCCGGCACGGGGATCATGGGCGGATCGGAAAACCATGTGACTTTGATCACCGCTGACGGCGCTGAAGATTGGCCGCGGTTGTCGAAGGATCAGGTTGCCAGACGTCTGGCGCAGAAGGTTGCTGAGGCGCTTGCGTGA
- the dut gene encoding dUTP diphosphatase: MVSISVLWEDGADTSLGLPRYETAGAAGADLRANFPNRQSVKLKPGERTLVPTGLRISIPAGYEVQLRPRSGLALKHGITLPNSPGTIDSDYRGPLGVIVMNAGAESFVVEHGMRIAQMVVAPVVQAQFVESLSLEETARGAGGFGSTGAS, encoded by the coding sequence ATGGTGAGCATTTCTGTTCTCTGGGAGGACGGAGCGGATACGTCGCTTGGCTTGCCGCGCTATGAAACGGCAGGCGCGGCGGGTGCGGATTTGCGTGCGAATTTTCCCAACCGCCAATCGGTGAAGCTGAAACCCGGTGAACGTACACTTGTGCCAACGGGTTTGCGCATTTCTATCCCCGCGGGTTATGAGGTTCAGCTGCGTCCTCGATCCGGTTTGGCTCTTAAGCATGGGATCACTCTGCCAAACAGTCCCGGCACAATAGACAGCGATTATCGCGGGCCCTTGGGTGTTATTGTGATGAACGCGGGTGCGGAGTCTTTTGTGGTGGAACACGGCATGCGGATTGCGCAAATGGTTGTGGCTCCGGTTGTGCAGGCGCAGTTTGTCGAAAGCTTGTCGCTTGAAGAAACAGCGCGTGGGGCTGGCGGATTTGGCTCAACAGGGGCGAGCTAA
- a CDS encoding HesA/MoeB/ThiF family protein, giving the protein MLLVLFLAAVLWGIGMMMGTPHRLRWSMIGFLWVGVVVLHLALPDGHPLRVATGEQAAPWLLLGGMGALVLLYRAGLQRLKTKAQAEEPAPQASGTFAPTELERYARHIVLREIGGPGQKALKKASVLVIGAGGLGSPAILYLAAAGVGRIGIIDDDVVDHTNLQRQIIHTDDRSGMPKVFSAAEAVKALNPYTEIRPYNRRLSEEEAEALFGDYDLILDGTDNFQTRYLANQAAYSVGKPLISGALSQWEGQLSVFDPAQGTPCYQCIFPEAPAPGLAPSCAEAGVLGPLPGVVGSMMAAEAIKVLAEAGAPLRGEMLIYDALYGESRKISLSRRMDCPICGQVGEQDDQSAAE; this is encoded by the coding sequence ATGTTGCTGGTGCTTTTTCTGGCCGCTGTGCTTTGGGGCATAGGGATGATGATGGGCACGCCGCATCGCTTGCGGTGGTCCATGATCGGATTTTTGTGGGTGGGCGTCGTCGTACTGCATCTTGCTTTACCAGATGGGCACCCCCTGCGCGTCGCGACGGGCGAACAAGCGGCACCTTGGTTGTTGCTGGGCGGAATGGGAGCGCTTGTTCTTCTCTACCGGGCTGGCCTGCAGCGGTTGAAAACCAAAGCCCAGGCAGAAGAGCCGGCACCGCAAGCTAGCGGCACATTTGCGCCAACTGAACTGGAAAGATACGCCCGGCACATTGTGTTACGCGAAATCGGTGGGCCGGGGCAGAAGGCGTTAAAGAAAGCCAGTGTTCTGGTGATAGGAGCAGGGGGATTGGGATCTCCCGCAATCCTTTATCTTGCTGCGGCCGGGGTCGGGCGCATCGGTATCATTGACGATGATGTGGTCGATCATACCAATTTGCAGCGCCAGATCATCCACACCGATGACCGTAGCGGTATGCCCAAAGTTTTTTCGGCGGCTGAGGCGGTTAAGGCGCTCAATCCCTATACCGAGATCCGGCCCTACAATCGACGCCTGTCAGAAGAAGAGGCCGAAGCGCTTTTTGGTGATTACGATCTGATCCTTGACGGTACAGATAATTTTCAAACCCGGTATCTTGCTAACCAGGCAGCGTACAGTGTTGGTAAACCTTTGATTTCAGGTGCTTTGTCTCAATGGGAAGGTCAATTGAGTGTATTTGATCCTGCTCAGGGCACACCGTGTTATCAATGCATTTTCCCTGAAGCGCCCGCCCCCGGGTTGGCGCCAAGCTGCGCCGAGGCAGGTGTGCTGGGTCCACTACCAGGCGTGGTCGGGTCCATGATGGCAGCAGAGGCCATCAAAGTGCTTGCTGAAGCTGGAGCGCCGCTGAGGGGTGAAATGCTTATTTATGACGCTCTATATGGAGAGAGTAGGAAGATTTCATTGAGCCGCCGGATGGATTGTCCGATTTGCGGCCAAGTAGGAGAACAAGATGACCAATCCGCTGCTGAGTGA
- a CDS encoding M3 family metallopeptidase has protein sequence MTNPLLSEWTTPFELAPFDKISDHDFEPAFETALNEARADIQTIADDPTDPSFANTIEALEVAGKKLDQVLSVFYSVAGADSNDKRQELQRSFSPKLATYSSEIYGNKALFARIEALWEARESLGLSDEKARVLMLTHRGFRRAGAGLTGASDARMREIRTRLAELGTAFTQNLLADEAGWHMELAEGDLEGLPGFVVQAARAAGDEKGTDGPVITLSRSLIVPFLQFSPRRDLRAKAFAAWIARGANGGETDNRAIATEILTLREERAKLLGYDDFAAFKLETEMAKTSEVVRNLLMDVWEPAKARAEADAEVLTQMMQADGINGPLEPWDWRYYAEKRRKAVHDLDEAALKPYLQLDRMIEASFACANRLFSLEFKPIDVPLYHRDCRAWEVTRDGAHVAVFIGDYFARASKRSGAWCSAMRGQAKFPKVQGPVVINVCNFAKGDPALLSYDDARTLFHEFGHALHQMLSNVTYESISGTSVARDFVELPSQLYEHWLEVPEVLAEFATHAETGEPMPKDMLDKVLGAATFDMGFQTVEYVASALVDLAFHNGPAPTDAMAKQAEVLEDLGMPHAITMRHAAPHFAHVFSGDGYSSGYYSYMWSEVMDADAFAAFEEAGGPFDLEKAKALEANILSMGGSREAEELYLAFRGRMPGVEALLKGRGLAA, from the coding sequence ATGACCAATCCGCTGCTGAGTGAGTGGACGACACCGTTTGAACTGGCCCCGTTTGACAAGATTTCCGATCATGACTTCGAGCCGGCGTTTGAGACCGCGTTGAACGAGGCCCGCGCGGATATTCAGACGATTGCAGATGATCCCACAGACCCCAGTTTTGCCAACACAATCGAGGCGCTGGAAGTGGCTGGCAAAAAGCTCGATCAGGTGCTGTCTGTGTTCTATTCGGTCGCAGGGGCAGACAGCAACGACAAACGCCAGGAATTGCAGCGGTCATTTTCGCCAAAACTGGCCACGTATTCGTCTGAGATCTATGGCAATAAGGCGCTCTTTGCACGGATTGAAGCGCTTTGGGAGGCACGGGAGTCACTTGGTCTAAGCGATGAAAAAGCACGAGTTCTGATGCTCACTCATCGCGGCTTCCGTCGGGCAGGAGCGGGGTTAACCGGTGCGTCAGACGCCCGCATGCGCGAGATTCGCACGCGTTTGGCTGAACTTGGCACGGCGTTTACGCAAAACCTGCTCGCCGACGAAGCTGGCTGGCATATGGAGCTTGCTGAAGGTGATCTGGAGGGGTTGCCGGGCTTCGTTGTGCAAGCCGCGCGGGCGGCGGGAGACGAGAAGGGAACGGATGGGCCTGTGATTACGTTGTCGCGGTCGCTTATCGTGCCATTTCTGCAATTTTCTCCCAGGCGAGATCTGCGCGCAAAAGCATTTGCTGCTTGGATCGCGCGTGGTGCCAATGGCGGAGAAACAGACAACCGCGCAATTGCTACAGAAATACTGACCCTGCGGGAAGAGCGTGCTAAGCTTCTGGGATATGATGATTTTGCGGCCTTCAAGCTCGAAACCGAGATGGCCAAGACATCTGAGGTCGTGCGCAATCTTCTGATGGATGTTTGGGAGCCCGCCAAAGCACGAGCGGAAGCCGATGCAGAAGTGCTTACCCAGATGATGCAGGCTGATGGTATCAACGGTCCGCTTGAGCCTTGGGATTGGCGGTACTACGCGGAGAAGCGCCGCAAGGCAGTGCATGATCTTGATGAGGCCGCACTCAAGCCGTATTTACAACTTGACCGCATGATTGAGGCGAGTTTTGCGTGCGCCAACAGGCTTTTCAGTCTTGAGTTCAAACCCATTGATGTGCCGCTCTACCATCGCGATTGCCGTGCATGGGAGGTAACCCGAGACGGGGCACATGTGGCGGTGTTTATTGGCGACTACTTTGCGCGCGCGTCGAAACGATCCGGTGCGTGGTGTTCGGCTATGCGGGGGCAGGCCAAATTTCCGAAAGTCCAGGGTCCTGTGGTCATCAATGTGTGCAATTTTGCCAAGGGCGATCCGGCTCTTTTGAGCTATGATGACGCACGAACACTCTTCCACGAGTTTGGACATGCCCTGCACCAGATGCTCTCGAATGTGACCTATGAAAGCATCTCAGGTACATCCGTCGCCCGCGACTTCGTGGAACTGCCCAGCCAGCTTTATGAACATTGGTTGGAAGTGCCTGAGGTATTGGCCGAGTTTGCAACTCATGCTGAGACAGGTGAGCCGATGCCTAAGGATATGCTCGATAAGGTGCTGGGGGCAGCCACCTTTGACATGGGCTTTCAAACTGTTGAGTATGTCGCCTCTGCACTGGTCGATCTGGCCTTTCACAATGGTCCTGCGCCAACTGACGCTATGGCCAAACAGGCTGAGGTGCTGGAAGACCTTGGCATGCCACATGCAATTACAATGCGTCACGCCGCACCACATTTTGCACATGTGTTCAGCGGCGATGGGTATTCCAGCGGGTACTACAGTTACATGTGGTCCGAAGTGATGGATGCCGATGCTTTTGCCGCTTTTGAGGAGGCGGGTGGACCGTTTGATCTGGAGAAAGCCAAAGCGCTTGAGGCCAACATTCTGTCTATGGGTGGCTCGCGTGAAGCGGAAGAGCTCTACCTTGCCTTCCGTGGCCGAATGCCCGGTGTTGAGGCGCTTCTCAAGGGACGGGGGCTGGCAGCGTGA
- a CDS encoding RNA pyrophosphohydrolase has protein sequence MTPEEIEKLPYRPCVGVMLVNTEGHVFVGQRIDSEVVAWQMPQGGVDEGETPRDAALRELWEETGVTADLVAVEAETQDWVTYDLPHELVPKLWKARFRGQKQKWFLLRFHGMDSDVNIVSEHQEFSEWRWLPPEELPAAIVPFKRAVYESVLDAFSEAL, from the coding sequence GTGACGCCAGAAGAGATTGAAAAGCTGCCGTATCGGCCCTGTGTTGGGGTTATGCTGGTCAATACGGAAGGCCATGTTTTTGTTGGCCAAAGGATCGATAGTGAGGTTGTCGCCTGGCAGATGCCACAAGGCGGTGTTGACGAGGGCGAGACCCCTCGCGATGCAGCTCTCAGGGAGTTATGGGAAGAAACTGGTGTGACTGCAGATCTTGTCGCAGTTGAGGCGGAAACGCAGGATTGGGTGACGTATGATTTGCCACACGAGCTTGTGCCAAAGCTTTGGAAGGCGCGGTTCCGAGGGCAGAAACAGAAGTGGTTTCTCTTGCGGTTCCATGGCATGGACTCAGACGTCAATATTGTCTCCGAGCATCAAGAGTTTTCCGAATGGCGTTGGTTGCCACCCGAGGAGCTTCCCGCGGCCATCGTGCCGTTCAAACGGGCAGTTTATGAAAGCGTTCTGGACGCGTTTTCTGAGGCCTTGTGA
- a CDS encoding error-prone DNA polymerase, which translates to MFAELSITSNFTFLTGASHPEEYALRAAELGLSAFAIADENSVAGIVRAHVAVRDLANVVRGRKELEARDGLVGPPAPNPQPPDWAHVPRFLPAARLCLAEGITVTALPQDRVGWGRLCRLISKGRLRTEKGSCHLTVSDVVEGAKGLWLLLHPARSTEERRHWRENANLLVRRLGAQMHLLMMPFYDGQDVARFNRLAKLAKEMGLTPVASGFPLMHHARRRRLADVLTAIRQGRQVDTLGRDALANGEQRLRSEAEMLRLFAGHEEAVRRAETLAQKLTFSLDELRYEYPSEVMDGEPPTNRLRRLAQEGLTWRYPGGVPERVKKMMRHELALIAKLKYEPYFLTVRDVVAFARSRNILCQGRGSAANSVVCYALGITSVSPEIGTMVFERFVSEARDEPPDIDVDFEHERREEVIQHIYERYGRHRAGLCATVIHYRGKRAIREVGRAMGLSQDTVGALNSQLWGFFATSGALERQRMREIGLDPDDQRLRQTMELVREIEGFPRHLSQHVGGFVMTEGRLDELVPLENATMENRTVICWDKDDIDALGILKVDVLALGMLSCIRKAFDLIDQHHGTRYTLATLPPEDPRVYDMLCAADSIGVFQVESRAQMNFLPRMRPRTFYDLVIEVAIIRPGPIQGDMVHPYIRRRNGEEEVSFPSDELGKVLSKTLGVPLFQEQAMQIAIVGAGFSPEEADRLRRSLATFKKHGNVSAFRTRFLKGMAKNGYDQEFAERCFSQIEGFGSYGFPESHAASFALLVYASAWIKCHHPGIFACALLNAQPMGFYAPAQIVRDAREHGVEVRSVCVNRSFWDNVMEPNDKGDLALRLGFRQIKGISEEDAYWINAARGNGYHAVEDVWRRAGVPPTVIVRLAEADAFAALGVNRRTALWAARALIGQKPLPLFAGDMDGEAISEPEVHLRPMTLGEEVVEDYVSTRLSLKAHPLALLRDALTPPDGQITVHMADVGASGGDIESKKKR; encoded by the coding sequence ATGTTTGCCGAGCTGTCGATCACGTCGAACTTCACTTTTCTCACCGGGGCCTCCCACCCTGAGGAATACGCCTTGCGTGCGGCCGAGTTAGGCTTATCGGCATTTGCCATTGCCGATGAAAATTCCGTGGCAGGGATCGTGCGTGCGCATGTAGCAGTGCGCGACTTGGCCAACGTGGTGCGAGGTCGCAAGGAGCTTGAGGCGCGCGATGGTTTGGTTGGCCCGCCGGCGCCCAATCCGCAGCCACCTGATTGGGCGCATGTGCCCCGGTTTCTACCCGCAGCCCGGCTGTGTCTTGCCGAAGGGATCACGGTGACGGCCCTGCCGCAGGATCGCGTCGGCTGGGGAAGACTCTGCCGCCTTATCAGCAAGGGTCGGCTTAGGACTGAAAAAGGCAGTTGCCATCTGACAGTGTCGGATGTGGTGGAAGGAGCAAAGGGGCTTTGGCTGCTTCTCCACCCTGCGCGCTCTACAGAGGAAAGACGCCATTGGCGCGAAAACGCAAATCTGCTTGTACGGCGCTTGGGAGCGCAGATGCATTTGCTGATGATGCCGTTCTATGATGGACAAGATGTGGCCCGCTTTAACCGCTTGGCAAAACTGGCCAAAGAGATGGGCCTGACACCTGTGGCCTCTGGTTTTCCCCTTATGCACCACGCTCGTCGCCGCAGGCTTGCCGATGTGTTGACTGCTATCCGGCAAGGGCGGCAGGTCGATACGCTGGGCCGTGATGCGCTGGCCAATGGCGAACAACGCCTGCGATCTGAGGCTGAGATGCTGCGACTTTTTGCTGGCCATGAAGAGGCGGTTCGCCGGGCCGAGACACTGGCGCAAAAGCTAACCTTCTCACTTGATGAACTGCGCTATGAATACCCAAGTGAGGTGATGGATGGCGAGCCACCCACCAATCGGTTGCGACGGTTGGCGCAGGAAGGGCTTACTTGGCGTTATCCTGGCGGCGTACCGGAACGCGTGAAGAAGATGATGAGGCATGAACTGGCCCTCATCGCCAAGCTGAAATATGAACCTTACTTCTTGACTGTGCGTGATGTTGTGGCCTTTGCCCGCTCTCGCAATATTCTGTGTCAGGGTCGCGGTTCAGCGGCTAATTCGGTTGTCTGCTACGCGCTGGGAATTACCAGTGTGTCCCCTGAAATTGGGACAATGGTGTTTGAACGTTTCGTATCCGAGGCGCGCGACGAGCCTCCTGATATCGATGTGGATTTCGAACACGAACGCCGCGAAGAGGTGATCCAGCATATCTATGAACGTTACGGCCGCCACCGTGCCGGGCTCTGTGCCACGGTCATCCATTATCGTGGCAAGCGGGCCATTCGCGAGGTCGGTCGAGCGATGGGGTTGAGTCAGGATACAGTCGGGGCGCTCAATTCACAGCTTTGGGGGTTCTTCGCTACGTCTGGCGCTCTTGAACGCCAGCGCATGCGTGAAATTGGACTTGATCCCGATGATCAACGGCTCAGACAGACCATGGAGTTGGTGCGCGAAATCGAAGGATTTCCGCGCCATCTGAGCCAGCATGTCGGTGGGTTTGTGATGACCGAGGGGCGGCTGGATGAACTGGTGCCTCTCGAGAATGCCACGATGGAGAACCGCACGGTCATATGCTGGGACAAGGATGATATTGATGCTCTTGGAATCCTGAAGGTCGATGTGCTGGCGCTCGGTATGCTGAGCTGTATCCGCAAGGCATTTGATCTTATCGATCAGCATCATGGCACGCGCTACACACTCGCCACGCTGCCTCCCGAAGACCCACGTGTCTATGACATGCTCTGCGCAGCAGACAGCATTGGTGTCTTCCAAGTGGAAAGCCGCGCGCAGATGAACTTTCTACCCCGGATGCGGCCACGTACCTTTTACGATCTGGTCATCGAGGTGGCGATCATCCGTCCTGGTCCTATCCAAGGCGACATGGTGCACCCCTATATCCGTCGTCGCAATGGCGAAGAAGAGGTCAGTTTTCCCTCCGATGAGCTTGGCAAGGTGTTGAGCAAAACGCTAGGTGTCCCTCTCTTTCAGGAACAGGCGATGCAGATTGCCATTGTCGGGGCAGGGTTCAGCCCTGAGGAGGCTGACCGTCTGCGCCGATCTTTGGCCACATTCAAAAAGCATGGCAATGTTAGCGCCTTTCGCACGCGATTCCTGAAGGGTATGGCGAAGAACGGCTATGATCAGGAATTTGCTGAACGCTGCTTTTCTCAGATCGAAGGGTTTGGCTCTTACGGTTTTCCTGAAAGCCATGCCGCTAGTTTTGCACTTCTGGTCTATGCCAGCGCCTGGATCAAATGCCACCACCCCGGTATTTTTGCCTGTGCATTGCTCAATGCTCAGCCCATGGGGTTCTACGCCCCTGCACAGATCGTGCGCGATGCCCGTGAACATGGTGTTGAGGTGCGCTCGGTCTGTGTAAACCGCAGTTTTTGGGACAATGTCATGGAGCCCAACGACAAGGGTGATTTGGCACTTCGACTGGGGTTTCGTCAGATCAAAGGCATCTCGGAAGAGGATGCATATTGGATCAATGCTGCACGCGGCAATGGATATCACGCAGTTGAAGATGTTTGGCGTCGTGCAGGTGTGCCGCCCACAGTTATTGTGCGGTTAGCTGAGGCGGATGCTTTTGCAGCGCTTGGTGTAAACCGGCGTACTGCACTTTGGGCTGCCCGGGCGCTTATTGGGCAAAAACCCCTGCCGCTTTTTGCCGGTGATATGGATGGTGAGGCCATTTCAGAACCGGAGGTTCATTTGCGCCCCATGACACTGGGCGAAGAGGTGGTTGAGGATTATGTCTCTACCCGGCTTTCTCTCAAGGCGCATCCGCTGGCTTTGTTACGTGATGCTCTGACGCCGCCTGATGGCCAGATCACAGTCCATATGGCTGATGTCGGAGCCTCCGGCGGGGATATTGAGAGCAAGAAGAAAAGATAA
- a CDS encoding phosphomannomutase/phosphoglucomutase: protein MSKPLPEVTPNTWAFLRDPMIKPTGFREYDARWKYPDEINLPGMTALGLGLGTQIHRRGIEPVIAVGNDYRDYSLSIKNALIVGLMQAGIQVKDIGPALSPMAYFSQFHLDVPAVSMVTASHNPNGWTGVKMGFERPLTHGPDEMGELRDIVLGGEGEARPGGGYEFVDGVREAYLNDLVGDFKMTRKLRVVCATGNGTAAAFAPELFERLGVEVIPSHNELDYNFPNYNPNPEAMEMLNDMAETVKATGADFALGFDGDGDRCGVVDDEGEEIFADKVGVIMARDLSKLHPNATFVADVKSTGLFAADPELKKNGVKADYWKTGHSHMKRRVKEIGALAGFEKSGHYFLAEPVGRGYDCGMRVAVEICKLMDRNPDMSMSDLRRALPTTYSTPTMSPYCADTEKYEVLDRLVEKLVAKHDAGESFAGQPIKEVVTVNGARVILENGSWGLVRASSNTPNLVVVCESASSDAEMHAIFEEIDKVIRTEPSVGEYDQTI, encoded by the coding sequence ATGAGCAAACCTTTACCCGAAGTTACGCCAAATACATGGGCCTTCCTGCGCGATCCCATGATCAAACCTACAGGTTTTCGCGAATATGATGCACGCTGGAAGTATCCTGACGAGATCAACCTGCCGGGCATGACTGCTTTGGGCCTGGGCCTTGGCACACAAATCCACCGTCGCGGCATCGAGCCGGTGATCGCTGTGGGCAACGACTATCGCGACTATTCGCTATCCATCAAGAATGCGCTGATCGTTGGACTTATGCAGGCTGGCATTCAGGTCAAGGATATTGGCCCGGCACTCTCACCCATGGCGTATTTCTCACAGTTCCATCTTGATGTGCCGGCTGTGTCAATGGTCACAGCGTCACATAACCCCAATGGCTGGACCGGTGTGAAAATGGGGTTTGAAAGGCCCCTCACTCATGGACCGGATGAAATGGGCGAGCTACGTGACATCGTTCTGGGCGGTGAAGGCGAGGCGCGCCCCGGCGGCGGATACGAGTTTGTAGACGGCGTGCGTGAGGCTTATCTCAATGACCTCGTGGGCGACTTTAAAATGACGCGCAAACTGCGCGTGGTCTGCGCCACCGGCAACGGCACAGCCGCAGCTTTTGCACCCGAGCTGTTTGAACGGCTTGGGGTAGAGGTAATCCCGTCTCACAACGAGCTGGATTATAATTTCCCGAATTACAACCCGAACCCGGAAGCCATGGAGATGCTGAATGATATGGCTGAAACCGTAAAGGCGACCGGCGCGGACTTCGCACTTGGTTTCGACGGCGATGGGGACCGCTGCGGTGTTGTGGATGACGAGGGTGAGGAAATCTTTGCGGACAAAGTCGGCGTGATCATGGCGCGCGATCTCAGCAAATTGCACCCTAATGCAACTTTTGTCGCGGATGTGAAGTCCACCGGTCTTTTTGCGGCAGACCCTGAGCTCAAGAAAAATGGGGTGAAAGCCGACTACTGGAAAACGGGCCACAGCCACATGAAACGGCGCGTTAAAGAAATTGGCGCATTGGCCGGGTTTGAGAAATCCGGCCACTACTTTCTGGCCGAACCTGTAGGGCGTGGATATGACTGCGGTATGCGGGTGGCTGTGGAAATCTGCAAACTGATGGACCGCAATCCGGATATGTCGATGTCTGACCTGCGCCGCGCGTTGCCGACCACTTACTCAACCCCCACCATGTCACCGTACTGCGCCGACACGGAGAAATACGAAGTGCTGGATCGGCTGGTGGAAAAACTTGTCGCCAAGCATGATGCGGGTGAGTCTTTTGCCGGACAACCCATCAAGGAAGTGGTGACCGTCAATGGCGCGCGCGTCATTTTGGAGAACGGAAGCTGGGGTCTTGTCCGAGCGTCTTCTAATACGCCAAACTTGGTGGTGGTGTGCGAGAGCGCATCGTCTGATGCGGAAATGCACGCGATCTTCGAGGAGATTGACAAAGTCATTCGCACAGAGCCGTCAGTTGGCGAATACGACCAAACAATCTGA
- the kdsA gene encoding 3-deoxy-8-phosphooctulonate synthase: MKVVEISSLRVGNDQPLTLIAGPCQLQSTEHALMIARAMKAACDAAGAQYIFKASFDKANRTSLSGKRGVGLDDGLGILQTVKDDVGVPVLTDIHSPEQCVPVSKVVDVLQIPAFLCRQTDLLLAAGETGTVINVKKGQFLAPWDMPNVVSKIESTGNKRILLTERGSSFGYNTLVADMRSLPQMARTGYPVVMDATHSVQQPGGQGGSSGGQREFAPVMARAAVSLGIAAVFIETHEDPDSAPSDGPNMVPLNEMPALVESLMRFDKLAKSDPVRL, encoded by the coding sequence ATGAAAGTTGTCGAAATCTCAAGTCTGCGCGTTGGCAACGACCAACCGCTCACACTCATCGCAGGACCGTGCCAGCTCCAAAGTACTGAGCACGCCTTGATGATTGCGCGTGCCATGAAGGCCGCCTGTGATGCAGCGGGGGCGCAGTACATCTTCAAAGCGTCTTTTGATAAGGCCAACCGCACCTCGCTGTCGGGGAAACGAGGTGTAGGGCTCGACGACGGTTTGGGCATTTTGCAAACCGTCAAGGACGATGTGGGGGTGCCGGTGTTGACCGACATTCACTCACCAGAGCAATGCGTGCCTGTGTCCAAGGTGGTAGACGTCCTGCAAATCCCAGCCTTTTTATGCCGACAAACCGATTTGCTCTTGGCGGCAGGCGAGACAGGCACCGTCATAAACGTCAAGAAAGGTCAGTTCCTGGCACCGTGGGATATGCCAAACGTAGTCTCAAAAATTGAGAGTACGGGCAACAAACGCATTCTTTTGACAGAGCGTGGATCATCCTTCGGCTACAACACGCTTGTGGCTGACATGCGATCGCTCCCGCAGATGGCACGTACAGGCTACCCAGTGGTGATGGACGCCACTCATTCGGTGCAACAACCCGGTGGTCAGGGCGGAAGCTCTGGGGGACAACGCGAATTTGCCCCTGTCATGGCCCGTGCCGCAGTGTCTCTGGGTATTGCGGCTGTCTTTATTGAAACCCATGAAGACCCCGATAGCGCTCCTTCAGATGGTCCAAACATGGTCCCTTTGAACGAAATGCCTGCATTGGTGGAAAGTTTGATGCGTTTTGACAAACTGGCCAAATCGGACCCGGTGCGTCTTTGA